From the genome of Canis lupus baileyi chromosome 32, mCanLup2.hap1, whole genome shotgun sequence, one region includes:
- the GCNT3 gene encoding beta-1,3-galactosyl-O-glycosyl-glycoprotein beta-1,6-N-acetylglucosaminyltransferase 3 yields the protein MKMIWWKKRCRQHYLWALGCYVLLAVVALRFSLRLKCDFDSLDLESRDFRSQHCRDILYQSLKLPAKRSINCSRIIRGDWQAVSEALLDNLEVKKKRKPLTDMDYLNMTRDCEHFKAKRKFIRFPLSKEELDFPIAYSMVVHEKIENFERLLRALYAPQNIYCVHVDEKSPETFKEAVKAIISCFPNVFIASKLVRVVYASWSRVQADLNCMEDLLRSSVPWKYLLNTCGTDFPIKTNAEIVLALKMLNGKNSMESEKPTEYKKSRWKYHYEVTDTLYITSKMKDPPPENIPIFTGNAYIVASRDFVRHVLENPKSRRLIEWVKDTYSPDEHLWATLQRAPWMPGSIPYHPKFHISDMIAIARLVKWQSHEGDISMGAPYAPCSGIHQRSICIYGIGDLHWILQNHHLLANKFDPKVDDNVLQCLEEYLRYKAIYGTEL from the coding sequence ATGAAGATGATTTGGTGGAAGAAGCGCTGCCGGCAGCATTACCTGTGGGCCCTGGGCTGCTATGTGCTGCTGGCTGTTGTTGCTCTGAGATTTTCTCTTAGATTGAAATGTGACTTTGACTCCCTGGATCTGGAGTCCAGAGATTTTCGAAGCCAGCACTGTAGGGACATCTTGTACCAGTCGCTGAAGCTGCCAGCAAAGAGATCCATCAACTGTTCTAGGATCATCCGAGGGGACTGGCAAGCAGTGTCGGAGGCTCTCCTGGACAACCTGGAGGTCAAGAAGAAGCGGAAGCCTTTAACAGACATGGACTACCTTAACATGACCCGAGACTGTGAGCACTTTAAGGCCAAAAGGAAGTTCATACGGTTCCCTCTGAGCAAAGAAGAGTTAGACTTCCCAATTGCATACTCTATGGTGGTCCATGAGAAGATAGAAAACTTTGAAAGACTGCTGCGAGCTTTGTATGCTCCTCAGAACATATACTGTGTCCATGTGGATGAGAAATCCCCAGAAACTTTCAAAGAGGCAGTCAAGGCGATTATTTCATGCTTCCCAAATGTCTTCATAGCCAGTAAGTTGGTTCGGGTGGTTTATGCCTCCTGGTCCAGGGTGCAGGCTGACCTGAACTGTATGGAAGACTTGCTCCGGAGCTCAGTGCCATGGAAATACTTACTAAATACATGTGGGACAGACTTTCCTATAAAGACCAATGCGGAGATAGTCCTGGCCCTCAAGATGTTGAATGGGAAGAACAGTATGGAGTCAGAAAAACCTACTGAGTACAAGAAGTCTCGCTGGAAATATCACTATGAGGTAACAGACACATTGTACATAACCAGCAAGATGAAGGATCCTCCTCCTGAGAATATACCTATATTCACAGGGAATGCCTATATTGTGGCTTCTCGAGACTTCGTCCGACATGTCTTAGAGAACCCCAAGTCTCGAAGACTGATTGAATGGGTAAAGGACACCTATAGCCCCGATGAGCATCTATGGGCTACCCTTCAGCGTGCACCATGGATGCCCGGTTCTATTCCTTACCATCCCAAGTTTCACATCTCAGACATGATAGCCATTGCCAGGCTGGTCAAGTGGCAAAGCCATGAGGGAGACATCAGTATGGGGGCACCTTATGCCCCTTGCTCTGGAATCCACCAGCGGTCTATCTGTATTTATGGGATTGGGGACCTGCACTGGATTCTTCAAAACCATCACCTGTTGGCCAACAAGTTTGACCCAAAGGTGGATGACAATGTTCTTCAGTGCTTAGAAGAGTACTTACGTTATAAGGCCATCTATGGGACTGAACTCTGA